The Staphylococcus saprophyticus subsp. saprophyticus ATCC 15305 = NCTC 7292 genome contains the following window.
CATAGCTTTCTACAAATTTCAAAATCTGAAATCATCAATGTGAACTTCATTGATTATCTAACATTAAATAAAAAATGGCACGATTGAAATTCGTTTTACTGATCAATCATTTACGTACTCTTCTAGAAGATACTTACCATTAATTAAGGAGGCTTTAAAGCTATGAAACGATTCTTTCACGGTGTAACCATTGGTATTACGATTGGCGTCTTTGTCTCTTTAATATTTTCAACACTATTTGCGCACCACCAATTTCATCCAGTTTCTCCAGAATCAACGATGGGTAGCATTTACTTTGCACATTTAACTGAATTACAAATTATGTTTATTGCTGTTGTGATATGGGCATTAATCGGTATCACATTCAGTTATGGCGCGCTTATCTTTTCGAATTCACGAAAGACATTATGGTTTAAAACATTAACTCACTTTAGTTTAATGCTCATCATCATGTTCCCACTGGCTATATTAGCTGGATGGTTTCCTCTTAAACTTTCAGCAATCATACTATTTGTGGTCATTTATACAATTGTTTATTTTATCATTTGGGGTATTGAAACAAGACGTAATCAACAAGATATAGACGAAATTAATACCATGCTCTCAAAACGGAAGGGATGATTTGATATGAATCAAGGTCGTTATACTGTACTACCTAATGAATCGGTCACTGTATTTTTGATTGGCCTTCACATCAACAAGTGGTATAAAGTCCATCACTGGTTGCCTGTACTTTTAGCTATGCCACCAATGCTCTCGGAATTATCAAAGGATAAATCACTCGGTTGTTTATCTTATGAAATGTTGTTTAAATATCGTGGTGTTATGATCGTTCAATATTGGGAAACAAACGAAAAATTGCTTAGTTATGCAAAAATGCCTGTACATTTAAAAGCTTGGCGCAAATTCTCGAAAAAATTAAAGCATAATGAAGCCGTTGGTTTTTACCATGAAACATATAATGTAGATTCCCATCAATATGAAAATATTTATATCAATATGCCTGATTTCGGTCTCGGCAAAGCACTCGGTAATGAACCTGTAAGCAAAGCCACACATACTGCAAAACAACGACTAAAAAAACATACTTAACGCGTATTTTAAATCAAACGATATCATAATCATAGAGTTGAAGTTGAAATGTCAAAGGCATACGTACTGTCACAATAACAATCATTTATTACAAGATAGTTATAGCATCTTTTACTGAAATTCATAAATGTCATTCGCATAAAAAGAAAACGACAATTTCCATTACTGCAGAAATTGTCGTTTTTATTTTGAAATGTTTATATCCCAAATATTTTATTTATTGTTATAACTTCATTTACTAATCCATGTGTTATCTCACATATTCAAAAATTCCAGCTGCGCCCATACCTACACCGATACACATGGTAACCATACCGTATCGTGTTTCTGGGCGTTTCTTCATTTCAGACAATAAGCGCCCTACTAACATCGCACCTGTAGCACCAAGTGGATGTCCAAGTGCAATGGCACCGCCATTTACATTCGTCTTCTCAGCATCTAATCCCACTTCTCTCATAGAAGCCAATGTTTGAGAAGCGAATGCTTCATTTAATTCTACTAAATCAATATCATTAACGTCTAAGTTAGCTTGTTCCAATACTTCTGGAATCGCATATGCTGGACCGATACCCATCAATTTAGGATCTACCCCTACTGCTTTAAATCCAACAAAGCGTGCAATAGGTTCTACGCCTAGCTCCTTCACTTTGTCACCAGACATCACAACGACAAAACCTGAGCCATCTGTTAATGGGGCCGAGGAGCCTGCCGTCACTGTACCGTCAGCCTTAAATACGGTTGGTAATTTAGCTAAAGTTTCTTTATTTGTATCTGGTCTAATGAGTTCATCTTCTTTAAATACTGCTTTACTAACAACAGGTCCATTGTCATCATATGTTACTTGATTGACTTCAATAGGTATAATTTCATCATCAAATTTACCAGATTGTTGCGCTTCTGCTGCGCGTTGATGACTTTGAACTGCATATGCGTCTTGATCTTCTCTAGAAACATGATATGTTTCTGCTACCATTTCCGCTGTAAGCCCCATCGGGTATGAAACGCCTGAATCTTCATCTTGAAGAATCGGATTATTCGTTGGTTCATTACCACCCATTGGCACAGCGCTCATCAATTCAATACCACCTGCGACAATAACATCTGCCTGATCGGCAATAATTTGATTTGCTGCATGTGCAATAGTTTGAAGTCCTGATGAGCAATAACGATTGACCGTTTGACCTGGTACTTCATTCGGTAGACCTGCTAGCAAAGCAATGGTTCTAGCGATATTTTGCCCTTGTAAACCTTCTGGGAATGAATTCCCTACAATGACATCTTCAACCATACTCGGTTCAAACGAACCACCGACTCTTTCTAATACACCTTTTAATACTTTTGCAGCAACCTCATCTGGTCTTTCATGTGCCATAGCACCATTTTTGGCTTTGCCAGCTGCTGAACGTCCGTAAGCTACTATATATGCGTCTCGCATTTAAATTCACCCTTCCTGTACTGATTCATAATTAGTTGCGTAGTGGTTTACCAGTTTCTAAGATATGAGAAATTCTGTCATATGTTTTTTTGTTTTGTAACAATTCTAAAAATCTCTCTTTTTCAAGCTTTTGCAAATATCTTTGATTGATATATGTGTTACGAGGAATATCTCCACCGCCTAATACTTCAGCCACTTTCAACGTAATCTCGTAATCATAGTCACTAATGAAATGACCTATACGCTGCGCATCCAACTGTCCTTCTGCCAGCGCTTTAAAGTCTTTGCCTAAAGCAATATACTGTGCTTTTGGTGTTGGAATATAATTTGTTTGCGATTCATAACGCGCTCGGTTTAAAGCAACTTCGACACGTTTTTCTGTATTTAAAATAATTGTATCTGTATTTCTTAAATAACCATATCTAACCGCTTCATATGCGTTAGTTGATACTTTGGCAAAGCCGATTTGCATGAGTATATCAGTAATTGATTTTTGTTTGTCATCATTTTTATGGTTTGTGCGAAGAATTCTATCTGATAACTCTGCAAGTCCGCCACCTGCAGGTAATAATCCGACACCTGTCTCAACTAGACCAATATATGATTCACTGGCAGCAACAACAATCGGTGAATGTAGTACAAGTTCACAGCCACCACCAAGCGCTTTACCTTGTACAGCTGTAACAATCGGTTTAAGCGCATATTTTAATCTTGCAAAGACATGATGCAGTTGCTCAACGGCTGCACCGACTTCTTCTACAACGCGTCCTTCTTCATGTGCTTGTTTCATTTGGAATAAGTTTGCACCGACACTGAAATTAAATCCACCTGCGTAAATCACCATGCTACTATAGTCTTCACGCTCTAATGTATCGATAGCTTCAAGTAAGTCATCAAGGAAGCTATTTGAAATAACATTATTCTTACTTTGTAGTTTTAGTAATAATTGATCTTTATTTGCTACAGACAGATTAGAATCTGATCTATCCCATAGTTCTTGATCAACATATTCCGCTACGGGCGTAATGCGCTCGATAGTCTCACCTTTTGCATAAAATGATTCATTGCGTTGCTCTATCCAATCAGGTAACTGTCCTACCTCTTCTTTCATACGTGCTTTCACACGTTCGAAACCCATTAAATCCCATAATTGGAATGGACCTTGTTTCCAGTTAAAGCCCCATACAAGCGCTCTATCAATGTCTTTGAAAGATTCTGCCGCTTTAGGTACATTAATTGCTGAATAATAGAAGTTATTTCTTAGCGTCTCCCATAAAAACACACCAGCATCATCTTGTGCATTAAAAATGACATCTAAATTTTTAGCTAAATCTTTGCCGAATTGACCTAATATTTCTAAATGTGGTTTCTGTGGCTCAACATAATCATTTTGTTTAGAATCAAAGACGTAACGCTTTTTGTTTACCTTTTTATAGAATCCTTGTTTTGTTTTATTGCCGAGTGCACCTTTTTCTGCAAGTTTTTCGGATAGTTTCACATCATGGAAGAATGGTTGTTCTTCAGGTATTTGTTGTAGTCCTTTAATAACTGCAATCGCGATATCAAGACCTACCAAATCTGATAAACCATAAGTTCCCATTTTTGGACGCCCGATACTGCGACCTGTCAGTGCATCTACTTCTGTGATTGAAAATCCTTGTACTTCTGCGCGATACATAATGTCGTTCATTGTTTGTGTACCAACACGGTTCGCTACAAATCCAGGTACATCGTTAGCAACGATAACACCTTTACCTAACACGTCTTCAGCAAAACGTTGCACGCGATCGACAACCGATTTCGAAGTCTTGCTATTAGGAATCACTTCAACTAATTTCATGATGCGTGGTGGATTAAAGAAATGCATTCCGAAAAATCTTTCTTTGTCACTATCTTCAAAGACATCTGCAATTGATTCGATTGGAATACCTGACGTATTCGTGGCAAATATTGCTTCGTCTTTAGCCACGTCTTTCACTTTGTTCCAAATTTGATGTTTGATATCAACTTCTTCTTTTACTGCTTCAATATAGATATCTGCATCGTCTTCCCCTGCTAAATCCTCATTAAAATTACCGTACGTCAGGTTAGAGGCAAATGATAAATCGAATAATTGTGGACGTTTAGGATTTGTGATAATTTCATATGCTTTTTTTGAAATTTTATTTGGTTCGTTCTCGTCAATCACAATATCTAGTAATTTTACTTTTAATCCTGCGTTGACTAGTAGCGCAGCAATTTGACTCCCCATTGTTCCTGCACCTAACACCGTTGCTTTTCTTATTGTCATACTAAACCCTCCAAATTTAATGTTCTGAATTAATGCGTTATATCAATGCGTTCATCTATTAGATAAACGCGGAATCACCTGTCAATGCACGGCCTATGACAAGTGCGTTAATTTCATGTGTACCTTCATATGTGTAGATAGCTTCTGCATCCGCAAAGAATCGGGCAATATCATACTCACCAGCTAGAATACCATTTCCGCCATGAACCCCTCTGCCCATCGCAACAGACTCTCTTAGACGTAAGGCATTCATCATCTTAGCTGTAGAAGTAGCCACTTCATCATATTCTCCATTTGCCTGCATGCGCGCCAATTGTGCACATGTTGCCATGGCTTGTGCAAGATTTCCTTGCATCATGGCTAATTTCTCTTGAATTAACTGGAATTTACTAATTTCTTTACCAAATTGTTTACGCTTCGTTACATAATCTGTTGTGGCTTTTAACGCACCTGCCATAGCGCCTGTCGCCATGTATGCAACGCCTGCACGTGTTGAGTAAAGTACTCGTGCAATATCTTTAAAGCTATTAATATTTTGTAGACGTTGTTCTTCTTTGACGACTACGTTGTTCAAATGAATATTTGTATTCGGTACGATACGTAAGGCAATTTTATTTTCAATCACATCGATTTCGACACCTTCTTGACTGGGTTCGATAATAAAGCCTTTAGGTTTGCCAGTTTCTACATCAACTGCATAGACTGGAATCACATCTGCTACATTGGCACCGCCAATCCATTTCTTCTGTCCATTGATAATCCATTTATCACCATCTCGTTTGGCAGTGGTTTCAAGACCGCCAGCAACATCAGAGCCATGTTCGGGTTCTGTTAATGCGAAACAGGTACGTAATTCATGTGATTGTAATTTCGGTAAATAGTAAGCTTGTTGTTCTTTACTGCCTCCAAACCAAAATGAATTATGACCGAGTCCTTGGTGTACACCGAGTAATGTTGCTAGAGATACATCAAATTTCGCTATTGTATACGACATAAAGAATTGGAATAATTGGCTAGGCGTTTTTTCACCTTCACGTCCCTCAAAAAGCAATGGATTTTGGAAGTAATTTAATTTTCCTAATTCCTCAAAATAGTCTTCAGGCTCAGTTGCATTT
Protein-coding sequences here:
- a CDS encoding DUF3021 domain-containing protein, whose protein sequence is MKRFFHGVTIGITIGVFVSLIFSTLFAHHQFHPVSPESTMGSIYFAHLTELQIMFIAVVIWALIGITFSYGALIFSNSRKTLWFKTLTHFSLMLIIMFPLAILAGWFPLKLSAIILFVVIYTIVYFIIWGIETRRNQQDIDEINTMLSKRKG
- a CDS encoding DUF4188 domain-containing protein → MNQGRYTVLPNESVTVFLIGLHINKWYKVHHWLPVLLAMPPMLSELSKDKSLGCLSYEMLFKYRGVMIVQYWETNEKLLSYAKMPVHLKAWRKFSKKLKHNEAVGFYHETYNVDSHQYENIYINMPDFGLGKALGNEPVSKATHTAKQRLKKHT
- a CDS encoding thiolase family protein, coding for MRDAYIVAYGRSAAGKAKNGAMAHERPDEVAAKVLKGVLERVGGSFEPSMVEDVIVGNSFPEGLQGQNIARTIALLAGLPNEVPGQTVNRYCSSGLQTIAHAANQIIADQADVIVAGGIELMSAVPMGGNEPTNNPILQDEDSGVSYPMGLTAEMVAETYHVSREDQDAYAVQSHQRAAEAQQSGKFDDEIIPIEVNQVTYDDNGPVVSKAVFKEDELIRPDTNKETLAKLPTVFKADGTVTAGSSAPLTDGSGFVVVMSGDKVKELGVEPIARFVGFKAVGVDPKLMGIGPAYAIPEVLEQANLDVNDIDLVELNEAFASQTLASMREVGLDAEKTNVNGGAIALGHPLGATGAMLVGRLLSEMKKRPETRYGMVTMCIGVGMGAAGIFEYVR
- a CDS encoding 3-hydroxyacyl-CoA dehydrogenase/enoyl-CoA hydratase family protein → MTIRKATVLGAGTMGSQIAALLVNAGLKVKLLDIVIDENEPNKISKKAYEIITNPKRPQLFDLSFASNLTYGNFNEDLAGEDDADIYIEAVKEEVDIKHQIWNKVKDVAKDEAIFATNTSGIPIESIADVFEDSDKERFFGMHFFNPPRIMKLVEVIPNSKTSKSVVDRVQRFAEDVLGKGVIVANDVPGFVANRVGTQTMNDIMYRAEVQGFSITEVDALTGRSIGRPKMGTYGLSDLVGLDIAIAVIKGLQQIPEEQPFFHDVKLSEKLAEKGALGNKTKQGFYKKVNKKRYVFDSKQNDYVEPQKPHLEILGQFGKDLAKNLDVIFNAQDDAGVFLWETLRNNFYYSAINVPKAAESFKDIDRALVWGFNWKQGPFQLWDLMGFERVKARMKEEVGQLPDWIEQRNESFYAKGETIERITPVAEYVDQELWDRSDSNLSVANKDQLLLKLQSKNNVISNSFLDDLLEAIDTLEREDYSSMVIYAGGFNFSVGANLFQMKQAHEEGRVVEEVGAAVEQLHHVFARLKYALKPIVTAVQGKALGGGCELVLHSPIVVAASESYIGLVETGVGLLPAGGGLAELSDRILRTNHKNDDKQKSITDILMQIGFAKVSTNAYEAVRYGYLRNTDTIILNTEKRVEVALNRARYESQTNYIPTPKAQYIALGKDFKALAEGQLDAQRIGHFISDYDYEITLKVAEVLGGGDIPRNTYINQRYLQKLEKERFLELLQNKKTYDRISHILETGKPLRN
- a CDS encoding acyl-CoA dehydrogenase family protein; amino-acid sequence: MPTKEEVIKALYPEDILSIAKDLTEGEVKLLKQLNDMLEEKYRDSVNEHWLNATEPEDYFEELGKLNYFQNPLLFEGREGEKTPSQLFQFFMSYTIAKFDVSLATLLGVHQGLGHNSFWFGGSKEQQAYYLPKLQSHELRTCFALTEPEHGSDVAGGLETTAKRDGDKWIINGQKKWIGGANVADVIPVYAVDVETGKPKGFIIEPSQEGVEIDVIENKIALRIVPNTNIHLNNVVVKEEQRLQNINSFKDIARVLYSTRAGVAYMATGAMAGALKATTDYVTKRKQFGKEISKFQLIQEKLAMMQGNLAQAMATCAQLARMQANGEYDEVATSTAKMMNALRLRESVAMGRGVHGGNGILAGEYDIARFFADAEAIYTYEGTHEINALVIGRALTGDSAFI